One region of Paenibacillus polymyxa M1 genomic DNA includes:
- a CDS encoding bifunctional helix-turn-helix transcriptional regulator/GNAT family N-acetyltransferase: protein MGSEMSLIPTIRKFNRFYTKVLGLLDKHLLDSNFSLSEARVLYEIGNTEHCTARMLIDLLSIDAGYLSRILKRFEKLGVIYRVQSEKDGRSFFLYLSSLGEETLSKMNTLSDNQIRNMIIGLPYQSQVSIARSMTNIERELSDNPTERSVSIRTELKPGDVGMLIHMHGWIYAKECGYNLFFEGYVCKTFYDLLQTYSSDKDRFWLAEANGEIIGSIAIISHSNEKAQLRWFMLHPDARGMGLGKKLLHEAISYCKERGYQFIFLETTEDQKTAIGMYVKAGFQKISEQENESWGKRHIEQTYELNLHEA from the coding sequence ATGGGTTCGGAAATGTCCTTAATCCCGACTATTCGCAAATTTAACCGATTCTACACGAAGGTGCTCGGGTTGCTTGATAAGCACCTTCTGGATAGCAATTTTTCACTTTCGGAAGCCCGAGTTCTTTACGAAATCGGCAACACGGAGCATTGCACGGCCAGAATGCTCATCGACCTTCTAAGTATCGACGCGGGCTATTTAAGCCGGATTCTCAAACGGTTCGAAAAGCTGGGCGTAATCTACCGGGTCCAATCCGAGAAGGATGGCAGATCTTTTTTTCTGTACTTGTCGAGTCTCGGTGAGGAGACGTTGTCAAAAATGAATACCTTGTCCGATAATCAGATTCGCAATATGATCATCGGATTGCCGTATCAAAGCCAAGTAAGCATTGCCAGAAGCATGACTAACATTGAAAGAGAGCTATCGGACAATCCTACAGAGCGGAGCGTAAGCATCCGGACTGAATTGAAACCAGGAGACGTAGGAATGCTCATTCATATGCACGGATGGATCTATGCAAAGGAGTGCGGTTATAATCTTTTTTTTGAAGGATATGTCTGCAAGACGTTTTACGACTTGCTTCAAACCTACAGCTCGGACAAGGACCGTTTCTGGCTAGCGGAAGCCAATGGCGAAATAATTGGCAGCATAGCTATCATCAGCCATTCTAATGAAAAAGCGCAGTTAAGGTGGTTTATGCTGCATCCGGATGCCAGAGGAATGGGACTCGGGAAAAAGCTTTTACATGAGGCGATCAGTTACTGCAAAGAAAGAGGTTACCAGTTCATTTTTCTGGAAACGACAGAGGACCAGAAAACGGCTATTGGCATGTATGTGAAAGCAGGTTTTCAGAAGATTTCCGAACAAGAAAACGAATCTTGGGGTAAACGTCACATTGAACAGACTTATGAGCTTAATCTCCATGAAGCATGA
- a CDS encoding glycoside hydrolase family 2 protein — protein MIRTFQQHRLRESQQLDGLWDFVFDKNNVGLSEEWNTNFPSNYDRVPVPGCWNNELGKYEYEGVAWYRTWVTLDNPSHLRLLFHAVMGHADVYWNGQHLGYHYGGFTPFDFTIQDVTSGVHELIVRTDSTLGTNTLPYHIVDWFHYGGIIRPVEVQLLPDVWIEGMRITYEMTGDSSADVRILLKLCSMSDKPVEVPVSLYRNNEMFQSDSAYLSAKGSTELVLEQAWSDLQRWDTDDPALYMIRAVVGQDDRTDRIGFRTVETRDKKILLNGKELYLQGVNRHEEHPEWGFAFPNKLMTKELGIIRQMGCNTIRGSHYPQSEYWIDLLDEQGILFWSEIPIWGAAFPAEETDDPLFVERALTMMDEMIERDFHHPSILFWSVHNEIDTRSQQAYDLSVKMTELVRSKDQSRLVAFATMHPMTDICLGLFDVIGINYYGGWYFGHVEFEEMLEAFHERCNEYGAEYTPVLMTEFGGAGVYGDSGWEPRLFSEDYQADLLGKSLKLFRSDPKISGTYVWQFADTRGQLLSHQPHFRDRARSFNNKGLVNEYRKPKLAYRVVKGIYTDHSDPYDWGSTLK, from the coding sequence ATGATTCGAACGTTTCAGCAGCATCGACTTAGGGAATCCCAACAGCTTGATGGATTATGGGATTTCGTTTTTGACAAGAATAATGTTGGATTATCTGAAGAGTGGAATACGAATTTCCCTTCCAATTATGATCGTGTGCCTGTGCCAGGTTGTTGGAATAACGAGCTCGGCAAATACGAATACGAAGGTGTTGCGTGGTACCGGACATGGGTAACCCTTGACAATCCCAGCCATCTACGTCTACTGTTCCACGCTGTCATGGGACATGCCGATGTATATTGGAATGGACAGCATTTAGGGTACCATTATGGTGGATTCACTCCTTTTGACTTTACTATTCAGGATGTTACCTCTGGTGTACACGAACTCATTGTCCGCACAGACAGCACTCTGGGGACCAATACGTTACCCTATCATATTGTAGACTGGTTTCATTACGGTGGAATCATCCGGCCCGTTGAGGTTCAACTTTTGCCTGATGTCTGGATTGAGGGGATGCGCATCACCTATGAAATGACTGGAGATTCCAGTGCAGATGTCCGAATCCTACTTAAGCTCTGCTCGATGTCGGATAAACCCGTCGAAGTACCTGTCTCTCTCTATCGAAACAATGAGATGTTTCAAAGTGATAGCGCTTACCTTTCTGCTAAGGGTAGCACGGAACTTGTGCTCGAACAAGCTTGGTCAGACCTCCAACGATGGGACACGGACGATCCTGCCCTATACATGATCAGAGCAGTCGTGGGTCAAGACGACCGGACAGATCGCATCGGGTTCCGTACCGTGGAGACGCGGGACAAGAAGATTTTACTGAACGGCAAGGAGCTTTATCTGCAAGGAGTTAATCGTCACGAAGAGCACCCGGAATGGGGCTTCGCTTTTCCCAACAAATTGATGACCAAGGAGCTTGGTATTATCCGCCAGATGGGATGCAACACGATACGCGGGTCACATTATCCTCAGAGTGAGTACTGGATCGACCTGCTTGATGAGCAAGGTATCCTCTTCTGGAGTGAAATTCCGATTTGGGGCGCTGCTTTTCCCGCTGAGGAGACAGATGATCCCCTCTTCGTGGAACGAGCATTGACCATGATGGATGAGATGATCGAGCGAGATTTTCACCATCCTTCAATCCTGTTCTGGTCTGTACACAACGAGATTGATACACGCTCTCAGCAGGCTTATGATCTATCTGTCAAAATGACCGAGCTCGTTCGAAGCAAGGATCAATCCAGACTGGTCGCTTTTGCCACGATGCACCCTATGACAGACATCTGTCTTGGACTATTCGATGTCATCGGGATTAACTATTATGGCGGATGGTACTTCGGACATGTCGAGTTTGAGGAGATGCTAGAAGCCTTTCATGAGCGTTGCAATGAGTATGGAGCCGAGTATACCCCGGTGCTCATGACCGAATTTGGTGGAGCTGGTGTATATGGAGATTCTGGCTGGGAACCGCGCTTATTCAGCGAGGATTATCAAGCTGATTTGCTCGGCAAGTCGCTGAAGCTCTTCCGAAGCGACCCGAAGATTAGTGGCACTTACGTTTGGCAATTTGCAGATACACGGGGCCAACTTCTGAGCCATCAACCGCACTTCAGAGACCGGGCACGCTCCTTCAATAACAAGGGGCTGGTTAACGAATATCGCAAACCCAAGCTTGCCTATCGTGTGGTGAAGGGTATTTACACCGACCACAGTGATCCGTATGACTGGGGTTCTACACTGAAATGA